The sequence below is a genomic window from Uranotaenia lowii strain MFRU-FL chromosome 2, ASM2978415v1, whole genome shotgun sequence.
tcgtacggttcctacggttcgtacggttcgtacggttcctacggttcctacggttcgtacggttcctacggatcgtacggttcgtacggttcgtacggttcctacggttcgtacggttcctacggttcgtacggttcctacggttcctacggttcctacggttcctacggttcgtacggttcgtacggttactacggttcgtacggttcctacggttcctacggttcgtacggttcctacggttcgtacggttcgtacggttcgtacggttcctacggttcctacggttcctacggttcgtacggttcctacggttcgtacgtttcctacggttcgtacggttcgtacggttcgtatggttcctacggttcgtacggttcctgcggttcgtacggttcctacggttcctacggttcgtacggttcctacggttcgtacggttcctacggttcgtacggttcgtacggttcgtacggtttgtacggttcgtacggttgctacggttcgtacggttcctacggttcgtatggttcgtacggttcgtatggttcctacggttcctacggttcgtacggttcgtacggttactacggttcgtacggttcctacggttcgtacggttcgtacggttcctacggttcctacggttcgtaaggttcgtacggttcatacggttcctacggttcgtacggttcctacggttcgtacgtttcctacggttcgtacggttcctacggttcgtacggttcctacggttcgtacggttcctacggttcgtacggttcctacggttcgtacggttcattaggttcctacggttcgtacggttcgtacggttcgtacggttcgtacggttcatacggttcctacggttcctacggttcctacggttcgtacggttcctacggttcgtacggttcatacggttcctacggttcgtacggttcatacggttcctacggttcctacggttcgtacggttcctacggttcgtacggttcatacggttcctacggttcgtacggttcgtacggttcgtacggttcctacggttcctacggttcgtacggttcatacggttcctacggttcgtacggttcctacgattcgtacggttcctacggttcgtacggttcctacggttcgtacggttcgtacggttcgtacggttcctacggttcgtacggttcgtacggttcctacggttcctacggttcgtacggttcctacggttcctacggtttgtacggttcctacggttcgtacggttcctacggttcgtacggttcctacggttcgtacggttcatacggttcctacggttcgtacggttcctacgatttgtacggttcctacggttcgtacggttcctacggttcgtacggttcgtacgtttggtacggttcgtacggttcctacgggtcgtacggttcgtacggttcctacggttcgtacggttcgtacggttcatacggttcgtacggttcctacggttcgtacggttcctacggttcgtacggtacctacggttcctacggttcgtacggttcctacggttcgtacggttcattaggttcctacggttcgtacggttcgtacggttcgtacggttcatacggttcctacggttcgtacggttcctacggttcctacggttcgtacggttcctacgattcgtacggttcctacggttcgtacggttcctacggttcgtacggttcgtacggttcgtacggttcgtacggttcctacggttcgtacggttcgtacggttcctacggttcctacggttcgtacggttcctacggtttgtacggttcgtacggttcctacggtttgtacggttcctacggttcgtacggttcgtacggttcctacggttcgtacggttcctacggttcgtacggttcctacggtttctacggttcgtacggttcctacggttcgtacggttcgtacggttcacacggttcgtacggttcgtacgtttcctacggttcgtacggttactacggttcgtacggttcgtacggttcctacggttcgtacggttcctacggttcctacggttcgtacggttcctactgcATGTACGGTTCCCACGGTTCCTTCTGTTTGTAACGTTTCCTACggtttcgtacggttcgtattttacaagtttttttaatttttttttcaatttttgcgtttttgactGCCTGTTGGAGAGCTGTGTATTGATGTATATcatgtttgaaaatgtattgATGTATGTAAcgtttgcaaaaatatttcatgaaattattaaaagttcTAGCAAGCAAAGTGTTCGTTTGCATattcttttcaatggattcggattttttattttgaaatatgtataacttttttcacgaaatgcttagctgcttgtcatgttagcaaaaaatgaagcctaGGAATAGCCAATActaaaaatcaaagaccaattttatttcaagcttGTTTGACTTTTCTGGATGATGGATTGTGCAAAAATTCCTTCTTCCAtactaatttccatacaaaattgaaaggcATTGCGttattcaggaatcaaccaaataatctcaaattttacTCTGTTGCTTAGCGACCCAAAAGGCAgcgaaaaacatatgggagcaaaaagtcatttttacaGCGGCCTAATGGGCATCTCCCATAGTGCAGTGGTAGCTGTTCATACTCAGACAACAACGAAACAAGGAAATAAGAATGATATTTGAGGTAGAGTAGAAACATTAAAAgtctttagaaaattgaaactaCGAGGAACTTGAAGAAGTACGAAATGTTTGCCATTCTATTAGCGATGGTGCCGAAAGCAGTTGAGGTAAGCAGTATAACCCAAATCGAATTGTGAAACTGCCTTCTAAAATGCTCACATCCCCTTCACACTTGTTCGTAATACATTTCGTATGAATCTAACTGAAATGTTATCCTAAAGTAAAATTGAAATCAGAGATGatcttataaaacaaaattttcaaaaagcttgACGCAGACAAGTAGGTACATACttctaacgaaaaaaaaaactaatgaaagAACTGGAAAGCTTATAATAGCTTTTAATAGCTCATAAGCTAATAATTCGATAAACGTTATACCTACCTTCCTATAATGAAAAACTCGGCTCAAGTCGTTTTATCATTTAAGGCTTAGATATTAATGAGTGAAAAAACGAATCACGAAGGATCCAGGATAACCAGTTCTTGTATTCCTTATTcttctattatttttcaattatctatTTTTCGAATCAATATATGGTATTATTGgaaacccaatttttttttttcattaaataccaTCAAGCTTCTGAAGactgaatttgaaacaaacttATTCCAATAaccagatgattttttattttttttttttaaatatgtaaataatttagtttttttatatcCAACTAATCGGTTTTTGGGCCATAAATCATTGTAGGGCTTGATCCAATTCTTGTGGAAAATGTGTCCCAATAAATGCTTGTGCAAAGAAAGGAAACTTTTGTTCCGGAGTCATATTTTTCCACAGCTGTTCGCATTCCTCCACAAACCTTTTTCTGGTAATTAAAGTCAGCCTTGTTGGATCTGCCTCTTCGCCTGCCTCGGCTCTCTCTAGATTCATAGCGAAAACTCCAATGTCTACATCACGGCCCTCGGATGAATTCAGGAAACGTTCTATCCGGGACTGCTTCCGGTGCAAgtcgaagaaaatttgaaacggATCCGAACAGGGGCCATTTCTAGTTGCATCACTCAAGACAGCCACTTCGATGAACTTTTGCCGGACCGAATCCGGTTGTTCGAAGAATCCATTGATGGTGGCTATCATCAGCGGCTTGTTGCTCTTCAAACTTTCGAGAGGCATCTTCAGCGCCTGAGATTTACTGTTGGTcgtaaaacaaaaatcgaaagaaaaattCCGTCACGTAATTTGGCAAAATGACAACGACGATGGCTTTGGAACCTCAATGGCAGTCAGTGGGAAAAGAGCCATCATAATTACGTAAACGTACCTGACTAAGTACAGCTCTACTGCTTTTCGAGTGACCGGGTCACATCGTGGGAGGTATTCGTGTGACAAGCCCGATGCTCGTCCAATGGACCTCTTCAATGGGCTCAGGGGACTCCACGTTTTATCGTATGGTTTATGGCGGCGCCGCTTCGAAAGGCTTCGGCGTCGATCGATGGCCCGGATCAGTTCCTGTTGGACACACTTGGTTTGCCGCTTCCGGAGTGACCTAATCGAAAACTTGGACGTCTCCAGACGCTCGAAATCGGGCGTTGAAGCGCAGtgcattttttatacttttgtaTACATTAATTTTGAGCCGATGGTGTTCGATGCATTTGGGTAAAGAATTATAACTGAcagtttgtaatttttatgttaaaaatccAAGCTTGCTATGCTGGAATGAGGTAAgcgttatgtatgtatgtatgtatgaatgtatgtatGAATGTTAGTTATGTTCCAAGATTGCATGGATTCAgtgcagtttctgcctaagcaTGTGCTAATATGCCTGATTTATATAAATTagtgtttaatttaattaagtTTGGTTCAATAAGTTAAAGAGGTAACTGAaaataaaactgcaatatttaataccgtcaaacggtgcatcatgcaacagcatggtACGATGCAACAtgtgtataccacaacacttattcaatttttatttaaatactagctgatcccatacgaactccgtttcgctttcaacttggaatatgtcatgaacaatttgtatgaaagtctattgccaagcattttccagatgcacttacGGATTCattgtcaagtaatatttgcaaaaatattcgacgataactttttctgtcgtctgctactaattttgaaatcaggaatcaattgaccgtgccaaaatttgttttggcatatttgtttatttttttgtatcgatCATAGTCGTTTTAACACCTTTGTGTCATTCGCAacttttatcaacgatgcaTTTGAAGGGCAGTCGTGAAAAATACTAATCCGGATCAACTGTGATCGATCTTGAGCACGAACTCACGGAGATCAGCTCAGAAGGCAACTGATTTTCCAACTGAGCTGTATCACCAAAAgcccccccatgagccggtctttcctacggccctggatgCAGGTATCTCGTTTATTTAGATTTTGCTCAAAGCTGATGAGTTTTCGGTTTTTGAGCCGCAATCCATACATGAAGAATGTCCTCAAAATAAGTTGTGATaacaaatgcaaaaaaaactactcAATTGTGTTGTTATTTCCGAAAATCGTGATTTAAACTTCCTGTAATAAAATTCAGTGCTAGATTTATTTGTCTGAATCTTGGTGGTTAAAAActcaaatgaataaaatatatacATTCTTACTGCTGTATACCATAAATTTAAAAGCCATTTGAATTCATCGTTTTTAATTCTGAGGATGAactgttttcttctaaaaaattaaaacgaatctAAAAACAGCTTCGACATTCTAACTACGTGAAAGGTTGCAAAATAGTACTCAAGGGACTTAAAAAAGTTCGTTTTTAAAATCTTGTAAGTTAAgtattaagttttttaaatcttctaagaAAGTAACAGTCTCCAAAAAGTCAAGAGAAGTATTACaacagtcacaaaaatttcctgaaaaagtCTTAAGAGTGTCTTTCAAGAGTCTGATAACAGTTTCCAAACaacctttaaaaagaaaaaaaaccaaaattcccTCAAGAGAGTATCATATTGTTCTTGAAAAAACTCAAGTATGTATGTAAagagatttttcttattttgaattttttagagccacaaaagcatttaaaaatcagtttcagAGCAACCTCAgtcaaatcataaaatttctccAAAGAGTCTCAAAATAAGCTCATAAAGTACAAAATCAATTTCAGAGGTTTCTCAAGGAATTTGAAAGGTTTCTCAAGAGTCCTAAATAAGCTattaaagactttaaaaaagCGCTCTGAATGACTTTAAGCAGaggatttatttcaaataaatctgaaaaaatcttgaaaatattcaaaaagacTCGCAAAATATTGTCAAGAAAGTCCCAAAAGAGCCTAAAACGCATCACAAAATACTCTGAAGAAAGTCTCAGACCAGTCTCAAAAACCGTTTGACAGAGAAAACTTTTTCGGTAGATTATAAGAAATGCTGGAACCCTCGAGAAATGGCTTCCAACCAACTCTTCAGAGGGTAACTGGTGTTAATAGATTTAAACGCTTAAAAGCTTACCTGGGTAATCCGAGGTCTATGTTCCATTTAGGAATCGTCCATACAGACAATGGTAGAACGCTTCTAACGGTTAACTATTTtgattaccgtaaaacggggtaacattgatcactggGGTGATCAACATgaccaacatgaaattttttcacataaagggtgatacggtcaaaatttggtcaagggtaaacgagtgtaaatcggtgaaatcgtttatttattaaaaaatcaaattaaatttcaatactgatgttatgaaatcgcttggtacatctttgtacctgaaaataatcacattttcgtagatgatggaaaaaataagagaaacatgagctatcaaagaacgaaagaacataagccgtaaatattttgaatttttcgaaaaagatacaacggctcaccggcagaacttgaagcggagattgcaagTTCAAATCCTGCCGgagagccgttgtatcttttcgaaaaattcatgatatttacggcttatgttctttcgttctttgatagctcatgtttctctaattctttccattacctacgaaaatgaaattaaattactttttcaagtttagttagtataaaattcaggaaaaaatattcagttaggcttccgcttttccaaatccgaaaagCCGGGCCTTacgccatcagattttgtacagccaccttgtccaccttcttcgccgcagaaagcctgtttgccttgaactgctgctcgtccttagcagttttttggtcttctttaggttccgcttgacaaaagcccagtatttctcaattgggcggagctctggcgagttgggagggttcttgtccttgggaaccacctgcacgttgttggtggcgtaccactccatggcctttttactgtaatggcaagatgccaaatccggccaaaacagtacggaacaacagagtttcttcaggaaaggcagcagacgtttattcaaacactctttcacctGAATTTCTtggtcccggaagctatgaaaatgctgttttcaAGCCAccggtacagatggcttgccaaaccagatatttcttcgcgaactttgacagtttcatgtgattaaaaatatctgctacctttccccttccttttgccgtataaaactcctgtcccggaagctgcttgtagtcggctttgaagtaggtttcgtcgtccattaccacgcagtcaaacttcgtcagcatcgtcgtgtacagcctccgggatcgcgctttggctgtcgtattttgtttatcatcgcgatttggagtcactaccttcttgtaagtcgatagtccggctcgttttttggctcaatgCACAGTTGTAGACggtttatttgcggcatctcggagagacaggtttgggtttcgcttgaaactaccggcaactctctttgcgtctcagcggcttccggttttcgatttccccccgatccagacttcctggctgtagataaacg
It includes:
- the LOC129749765 gene encoding uncharacterized protein LOC129749765, with the protein product MHCASTPDFERLETSKFSIRSLRKRQTKCVQQELIRAIDRRRSLSKRRRHKPYDKTWSPLSPLKRSIGRASGLSHEYLPRCDPVTRKAVELYLVSKSQALKMPLESLKSNKPLMIATINGFFEQPDSVRQKFIEVAVLSDATRNGPCSDPFQIFFDLHRKQSRIERFLNSSEGRDVDIGVFAMNLERAEAGEEADPTRLTLITRKRFVEECEQLWKNMTPEQKFPFFAQAFIGTHFPQELDQALQ